The Qipengyuania oceanensis genome includes the window TCTTCACGATCGGGCAGACGATCGGTCTGGCGATCATGACGCTGGCTGGCAGTTTCGTTCTGTTCACGGCGGGATCGACGCTGCTGGGGTTCTTCACGATCGCGCCCTATCTGCTGCCTGCATACGCATCCAAACGGATCGCGCCCGAGCGGCTCGGCCAGGTCACCGCCCTGCTGACGGTCGGCGTGATCTTCGGGATTCTCGTCGCGCGTGTCGGCGCCGGAGTCATCGCCGAGAACTTCGGCTGGCGCCCGGTCTACTGGATCGCGACGAGCCTGATGATCGCGATGACGATCATGTTGCCGCTGGTGATGGACAAGGGCGAACGCGAGCGTTCTGCCCGTGGCAGCTACGTCGGACTGCTGAAATCGCTGGTGACCATTGCCCGGCAGCATCCGGACATCTTTCGCGCAGGCTCCATCCAGGCGCTGAACTTCGGCACGTTCATCGCCCTGTGGCTTGGCCTCGCATTGCACCTGACATCGCCGGAGATGGGCTACGGGACCGATACCGTGGGCTACCTGGCCGCGCTCGCCGCTGTCAGTATCTTCTCGACCCCGCGTATCGGACGCTGGGCCGACCGGGTCGGTGCTCGCAAGGCGCGCGCGGTCCTGGCGGTCATCGCGCTCTGCGGGATTGCGCTCTATTACCCACTGGGGTGGAACCTGTGGCTGTTGCTCGTCCCGCTCATCCTGACGAACCTCGTCGGTCCTACCGTCGACGTGACGAGCCGGATGACGTTCCTCGCGCTCGACGCCAATCTGAGAACGCGCCTGACGACGATCTACATCGTGATGATGTTCGTGGGCGGGGGCCTTGCGAGCTTTGCCGGCACGTGGGTGTTCGACCACTACGATTGGGCCGGAACCTGCGCCCTGCTCGTCACCATGTCGGCGATTTCGGCCTTGCTCGCATGGCAGGGAACTCGCCGAACATAGGCTGGTGCGCCCGACAGGATTCGAACCTGTGGCCCCCAGATTAGGAATCTGGTGCTCTATCCGACTGAGCTACGGGCGCACCGCAAGCGCGCCATTAGCATGCAGGCGCGAGCGCGCAATCAGTTCAGTTCGCCGGGCGGCGTGTAAGGCGCCAGGAGCGGCGCCACCGCCACGCCTTCCTCAAGCAGTTCCTTCGCTTCCTTCAGCGTTGCCTTGCCGTGGATCGCTTCCAGATCCTTGTCGCCGTAATGCATGGCGCGGCTCTCTTCCGCGAACTTGTCGCCGACATAGCGGCTTTCCTTCAATGCCTTTGCCTGCGCTTCGGCGAGTGCCTGCATGGCCTTGCGGACTTCGGGAGGAATATGACCGCCCGACACGGTCTCGCTACGATCGATGGCAGCCGGGCGCTGGTTGCCTTTGGCGGGGACTGCCGGCGCCATCGGCGCCTTGGATATTTCGGCCGATCCGCAGTGCGGGCAGGTAACCAGTCCGCGATCCTGCTGGGAGCGATAGTCGTCGGACGATCCGAACCAGCCTTCGAATCGGTGGCCGAGGGCGCAATCGAGGTCGAAAACGATCATGACTAGCTATGTGGCGATGTCGCGACGGTTGGCAAGGCTGGGAACCTGCCGGCGAACTGCCTCGATGCGCGTCAGGTCGATCTCGCACAGCCCCACCCCGGCACCTTCCTCTCCCATGTCGAGCAGTACCTGCCCCCAGGGATCGACGACCAGCGAGTGGCCATAGGTCTGTCGGCCATCCTGGTGCTCGCCCACCTGCGCGGCAGCGACGACGAAGGCGCTTGCCTCGATGGCCCTTGCCCTTTGCATGACGTGCCAATGATCGCTTCCAGTGGGTACGGTGAAGGCCGCGGGAATGGCGATGCAATCGCACCCAGCCCTCCCCAGCGCATCGTAGAGAGCAGGAAATCTCAGGTCGTAGCAGATGGTCAAACCGAGCTTGCCGACCGGCGTGTCCGCAACGGTCACGACTTCGTCGCCCGGCACAAAGGCGTTCGATTCGCGCCAGCTTTCGCCCGTCTGCAGGTCCACGTCGAACATGTGCATCTTGTCGTATCGCGCGCGTACTTCGCCTGCGCCGTCGATCAGGAACGAGCGATTGGCGTAGAGCCCGTCCCCGCGATCGATCGCGAGCGAACCGATCGCCACCCAGATACCGGCCCGCGCCGCAGCTTCGCGAGTGCGTGCCAGCACCTGATCGACGTCTTCCGAGACGATCGAAGCGGCTGCCCGCTTTCGGTCACGGTCGAGCAACCCGCTCATCTCGGGAGTGAAAAGGATTTCGGCGCCATCGCCGGCGGCTTGTTCGATACCTTTGGCAATCGACCCGGCGTTGGCCAACGGATCGATGCCCGTTGTCATCTGCAGAAGCGCGATGCGGGTCATGCCCCGGCAGCCATCAGCCGGCCAGCAGCCCGTCGAGTTTTCCGTCACGCTCCAGCGCGGCCAGCTCGTCCGAGCCGCCGACATGCGTGTCGCCAATGAATATCTGCGGGACGGTGCGAGCGCCCGGAGCCCGCTCGAGCATTTCGGCACGCTTGGGACCGCCCATCGTGATGTCGAATTCCTCGTATTCTGCACCCTTCTCGTCGAGCAGCCGTTTCGCACGATAGCAGAAGCCGCAGCCGAACTTGGTGTAGACGTCGATTTTCGGTGCAGTCATTCTGGCCCTTCATTCCGGTCGCTCGCCGGATGCTTGAAAGCGATCCGGCCGACCTTATCTTGATCCTGCGTCCCACGCCATACGGGTGGAGCGCAAAGGAACGTCGGTTTCGGCCGAGTTCCATACATGTCAAATTGCTCAGAAGAGGATTTGTTTCGATGAACCGTTTTGATTTCACCCCGTATCGCCGCAGCACCGTCGGTTTCGACCGCGTCTTCGACCTGCTCGAATCGACTGCCCGAAACAACGCCGGCGACAACTATCCCCCTTTCAATATCGAGCGTCGAGGCGATGACGACTTCCGCATCACGCTGGCGGTGGCCGGCTTCAAGCCCGCCGATCTCGATATTACCGCCCAGCAGAACCTGCTCGTGATCCAGGGCCGCAAGCGCGACGATGCAGCCGATGGCGAGATGATCCATGTGGGTATCGCCAACCGCAGCTTCGAACGCCGCTTCGAACTGGCGGACTACGTCCGGGTAGAGAACGCGGACCTCCACGATGGGCTGCTGGTGATCGACCTGGTGCGCGAAGTGCCCGAGGCCATGAAGCCGAAGAAGGTTTCGATCAACGGGCAGCCGACGCTCGAAGTCATCGAAAACGATGACGACGATCACGCCGACAAGGTTGTCGACGCCGCCTGAGGCATTCCAGCATTGGTGCATAAAATAGTGGGGGCGGATCCGAAGATCCGCCCCCGCGACGCATTGCGCCGCCATGTCCGATGTTGATCGCCCGGGTCGCAGAAGACGATCAAAACCGGAACAAGTCCGGTACTCGATTAGAGAGCCACCCCACCGTGGAGACTCGCATGGCTCCAACGCTGAAAACACAGTGCAGCAAACATAACAAAAGATAAAGGGTCTTTGTAGAAAACCGACATTTAGCGCGCGCCAGGGGCGCCGTCGGTCTTCTAGCGGATCAGACCAGTCGCGATTGCGCGAGTGCCGCTGCCACGAAACCGGCAAAGAGCGGATGCGGATCGAACGGCTTGCTCTTTAGCTCGGGATGGAACTGGACGCCAACGAACCAGGGATGGTCCGGTCGTTCCACGATCTCGGGCAAAAGTCCGTCGGGCGACATTCCGGAAAAGATCAGTCCCTGCTTCTCGAGTGCGTCGATGTAGGCCGAATTGACCTCGTAGCGATGACGATGCCGCTCGGAAATCGTCGTGGCACCGCCGTAGATCGCGCTGACATGGCTGTTGGCCGCAAGGCTCGCATCATAGGCGCCGAGCCGCATCGTACCGCCGAGGTCACCCCCGCTCTCGCGCTGCTGAAGCCCTTCCTGGCTCATCCACTCGGTGATGATGCCGACGACCGGCTGCTCGGTTTCGCCGAACTCCGTCGAGGACGCTTTTTCGAAACCGGCGCTGCGTGCCGCCTCGATGCAGGCCATCTGCATGCCGAGACAGATCCCGAAGAAGGGGACGCTGTGCTCTCGCGCGAAACGGACGGAAGCGATCTTGCCTTCCGACCCGCGCTCGCCAAACCCGCCCGGGACCAGAATCCCGTGCAGCGGCTCGAGTTGCGCCGCGATCTCCGAATCGTCCTGCTCGAAGATCTCGGCGTCGATCCACTCGATCTTGACCTTGGTCCGGTTGGCGAGGCCGCCGTGCACCAGCGCCTCGTTGAGCGACTTGTAGGCATCTGGCAGGCCGACGTACTTGCCGACCACGCCGATTGTGACTTCGCCTTCAGGATTGAAATAGCGGTCGGTCACGTCGTCCCAGCGCGACAGGTCCGGCGGCGGTGCATCGTGAATGCCGAAGCTCTTGAGCACCTGCTCGTCGAGGCCCTCGCGATGATACTGCATCGGGACGGAATAGATCGAGGGCGCATCGAGCGCCGGGATGACCGCTTCGGCCCTGACGTTGCAGAACTGCGCAATCTTGCGCCGTTCGCCTTCGGGAAGCGGATGCTCCATCCGGCACAGCAGCACGTCCGGCTTGATGCCGAGCGATGCGAGTTCGCGCACCGAGTGCTGGGTCGGCTTGGTCTTGAGCTCGCCGGCTGCGGCGATGTAGGGCACCAGAGTAACGTGGACCGACAGCGTTTGCAGCGGCTCGAGTTCGTTCCGCAGCTGACGGATCGCTTCCATGAAAGGCAGCGATTCGATGTCGCCGACCGTTCCGCCGATCTCGCACAGAACGAAGTCGAGATCGTCCGCGTCGGACAGGGCGAACTTCTTGATCTCGTCGGTGACGTGCGGGATGACCTGCACCGTCGCGCCGAGATAATCGCCCCGCCGCTCGCGCTGGATGATGTCGCGATAGACCCTGCCCGAAGTGATGTTGTCGCTTTGCCGCGCGGAAACGCCCGTGAAGCGCTCGTAGTGACCGAGATCGAGGTCGGTTTCCGCGCCGTCGTCGGTCACATAGACCTCGCCGTGCTGATACGGGCTCATCGTGCCGGGATCGACGTTGAGGTAGGGGTCGAATTTCCGGATGCGGACCTTGTAGCCACGCGCCTGGAGGAGGGCAGCAAGGCTTGCCGCCATCAGACCCTTGCCGAGCGATGAAACCACGCCGCCGGTGATAAAAATGTACCGCGCCATGGGAGTCGGGCCTTAGGGACTTAAACGGATTCGGGGCAAGCGCGAAATGGCGACGCGAAGGCCGCCATCCACAACTTGTTCGGGGTGCTTACTCGGTCGCGCCGGCGAGCGGGTCGTCGCCAGTCGCGGGAGCCGCTTCGGCAGGCGCTGACGGCTGAACAGGCTGGCTCGGCGCAAGTGCGCCTGCCAGCGGGTCGTTCTCGACCGGAGCGACACTGCGATCGAGCGTGCTGGTGATTTCGTCGGTGCCGGTCGTCTCGACCGCCACCGCTGCCAGCGCAATCGACAGGGTCACGAACGCGATCGCGAGGATCTTGGTCGTGCGGGTCATGAAATCGGCCGCACCGCGCGCACCGAGCATTCCCGTCGGGCTGCCCCCGATGCCGAGCCCGCCGCCCTCGGAACGCTGCATCAGGATGATGCCGACAAGGGCTGCGGCGACGATCGCCTGGAGTACGGTCAGGAAGAGAAAAAGGGACATGTCTGGTCTTCTGCTATGACTTGGGGGCCCAGATAGGCGTCGCGCGCCGCCCGGGCAAGCATTGAGCCGTCAGGCGGCTACGAGTTCGCTGGTGGCAAGAACGATGCCGAGGAAACTTTCGGCCGTCAGGCTGGCGCCGCCGACGAGCGCACCGCCGACGTTCTTTGCCGCCATGAGCTCGGCAGCATTGTCCGGTTTGACCGAGCCGCCATAGAGGATGCGGACGTCGCTTCCCGCCGTTTCGCCGTAGAGTTCGATCAGCAGCGTGCGGATCGCGCCGTGCATTGCCTCGACCTCCGCGACCGTCGGCGTGCGCCCGGTCCCGATCGCCCAGATTGGCTCGTATGCGACGGTCAGGCGGTCGGCAATTTCGTCCGCCTCACTCTGCATCTGCGGCAAGGACTTGCGCAGTTGGTTGAGAACGAAGGCTTCCGCGGTTCCGCCATCGCGCACGCTTTCTTCTTCGCCGCAGCAGAGGATGACACGCATTCCGGCACCGAGCGCTGCATCGGCTTTCGCCCGGACCAGCTCATTCGTCTCGCCGTGGTCCTGGCGCCGCTCGCTATGACCCAGAATGACGAACTTGGCGCCGGCGTCGGCCACCATCGTGGCCGAGATGTCGCCGGTATGCGGGCCATCTTCGCCGGCGTGACAATCCTGCGCTCCGACGCCGATCTGCTCGACTTCGCGATGGACGGCGTGGATGAGGGTGAAAGGAGGAGCGAGGGCGACTTCGACCTTCATCAATCGCTGCGCTGCGCGATCGATTGCGCGGGCTTCGCCGAGCATCGAGCGCATTCCGTTCATTTTCCAATTGCCGACGATGTAGGGCCTCGGGGCCATGCGACTACCATTCCTGTATGAAATGCGAATCTGCAATCAGCAGGTTCTGCGTGTTTGGATCGCTCCGCTAGCCGAGCAGGGCCCGTCAGTCAAAACCCCGCCGATCCCTGTTGGCGAGACTGCCGAGACCTGTTGCCGCGAGAACGCAGGCCCGATAAAGCGCCCCGGTAAATCGGGCCCGTCCCATCGGGTCCGTCCCACCCATTTGCCGGACTTCTCGTTCTCATGATTCACTTCTTCCGCAGGTTCTTCCAGTCCAAGGTCGGGCTCGGCATCACCTTTGCGTTCCTGGCGCTTATCGCCTTCGCCTTCGCCAGTTCCGACGTTGCGAACACCGGGACCTTCGGCGGCGTTGCCGGCGGCAATCGCGTGGCGGTGGTCGGCGATACGAAGATCGGGACCGCGGACCTCAGCCGTGCGGCGACCTCGGCGGTGAACCAGATGCGTCAGGAAAACCCGACGATGTCGATTCAGGCCTTCGTCCAGCAGGGCGGCCTAGAAGAAGTCCTGGACAGCCTGATCAACCGGACGGCGATCCGCGAATATGCCCAGAAGTACGGCCTGCGTGCCGGCGCCAACCTGATCAACAGCGAGATCATCGGCATCCCGGCGTTCCGCGGGCCTGACGGCAATTTCAGCCAGACCGCTTACCAGAACGCGCTCGCCCAGCAGGGCCTGTCGGACGCGGTCGTTCGCGAGGACATCGCCAGTTCGCTCTACGCCCAGCAATTGCTCGTGCCGGCAAGCTATGCTGCCACCATGCCAGAGCCGATGGCGCGGCGGTATGCAGCACTGCTTCGCGAACGCCGCCAAGGCGCGATCGCGACCTTGCCGAGCGCCGCCTACGCACCCAAGGGCGATCCAACGGCAGCGCAGCTTCAGGCTTTCTACCAGTCGAACCGGTCGGACTTCATCCGGCCCGAACGCCGCGTGATCCGCTATGCGACCTTCGGCACCGATGCGCTCGACGGATCGATCGAGCCCACCGACAACGAGATCGCCGCCCGCTACGAACGCGACAAGGCGCAATATGCCGCGAGCGAGACGCGCACTCTCACGCAGATCATCGTCCCGACCGAGGCGGGCGCAAACGCGCTGCGCCAGCAGCTCGCCGGGGGTGGCTCGATCGACCAGGTCGCCCGCAGCGCAGGCTTTTCGACTGCGCAGATCGGCCCGATCGGCAAGGCAGCGTACCAGCAGCAATCCTCCAAGCCGGTTGCCGATGCCGTATTCGGCGCGGCCGGTGGCTCCGTTGCGCCGATCGCGCGGTCCGGCCTCGGCTACCATGTCGTCAAGGTGGACAGCGTCGCACGCACCGGCCAGCGCTCGCTCGCCGATGCCCGCAGCGAAATCGCCGAGTCAGTTCGCGCGGAGAAGCGTCGCGCCGCGATTTCAGACCTGAGCGCCCGCGTCGAAGAGGAAATCGACCAGGGCATCGCTCTTTCCGACATGGCCAAGCAGCTCGGCGCGAAGATCGAGACCACGCGTCCGCTCACCGGAGACGGCCGCGTGTACGGCGCCACCGATGAAACCGCTCCCGAAATCCTGGCACCGGCGCTGGGCACCGCGTTCCAGATGCAGGAAGGCGAGCCGCAGCTCGCCGAGGTCGTACCCGGCCAGACTTTCCTGATCTACGAAGTTTCGGAAATCACCGAGAGCGCGGCTGCGCCGCTGGCAGAGATCCGCGAGCAGGTCGTCAATCGCTGGCGCACCAAAGAGGGATCGACACGGGCCCGCGCCGCTGCCGACCGGGTGCTCGCGCGGCTGCGGGAGGGCAAGACCCTCGCTGCCGCCGTCGCCGAGGAAAAGGTAACCGTCCCCGGCGTCGACCGGGTCGATTTCAACCGCGAACAGCTGACGCAGATGTTCCAGGGCCGCGTGCCCTCCCCGCTGGCGCTGATGTTCTCGATGGCGCAGGGAACGGCGAAGAAGCTCCAGGCGCCCGGCGCCAACGGCTGGTTCGTGGTCGATCTCGACAAGATTTCGGCTGAGCCGCTGGCAACGGACGATCCGCTGATCGCCCGCGCCCGCGCCGAACTGTCGCAGGCGGTCGGGGCGGAATATGCCGAACAGCTCGGCATCGCGATGCGCAAGGAAATCGGCGCGGAACGCAACGCCGACGCGATCGAGGCTGTTCGCAAGCAGCTTGCCGGCGAAAGCTGAGGTGGGCACCGAGCGCCGCTACCTGCTCGAGGGTGAGGACCGTGCCCGCGCCGCGCTGGCGCAGGGCAGGCACGCGCTCGTCTGGCGCAGGACCATCGCCGATACCGAAACGCCGGTCGGCGCGGCATGCAAGCTGTTCGAGGCCGAGCGCGGCGATTTCCTGCTGGAATCGGTCGAAGGCGGCGAGGTACGCGGACGCTACAGCCTGATCGGACTCGACCCCGATCTGGTATTTCGCGCGCAGGGCGACACGTCCAAGATCAACCGTCGCTGGCAAACCGATCGCGAGAACTTCGAGGAATGTGCAGGCGATGGCGTCACCGCGTTGCGCGAACTGGTCGAAGCCTGCCGCATAGACGTGCCCGAAGGCTTGCCGCCCGCGCTATCGTGCCTGGTCGGCTACTTCGCGTACGAAACCGTGGGGCTCGTCGAAAACCTTCCTCGCGCACCGGAAAATCCGCTGGGGCTGCCGGACATGCTGTTCGTGCGACCGACCGTGATCCTCGTCTTCGACCGGCTGAGCGAGGAACTCTACTGCATCGCACCGGTCTGGGCCGATGTTTCCCGCGACCTCGAATCTGCGCTGGAGCTTGCGGCCGAGCGGATCGACAACGTCCAGCGACGGATGCAGGCCAGCGTGGTGCCCGAGAATGCCGGATCGCATGCGGGCGAACTCGCCCTCGAGCCCCAGATGCCGCCCGGGCGGTATCGCGAGATGGTGCTCGCCGCGAAGGAGTATATCGCGGCAGGCGACATCTTCCAGGTCGTGCTGGCGCAGCGCTTCACCTGCCCGTTCGACCTGCCACCACTCTCGCTCTACCGGGCATTGCGGCGCGTGAACCCCTCGCCCTTTCTCTATTTTCTCGACCTGCCGGGATTTGCGATCGTCGGCTCCAGTCCGGAAATCCTGGTTCGCGTGCGCGACAACGAAGTGACCATCCGGCCGATCGCCGGTACCCGGCCGCGTGGCGCGGATCCCAAGGCCGATCGCGAGGCCGAGATCAGCCTCCTCGACGACCCCAAGGAATGCGCCGAGCATCTCATGCTGCTCGATCTCGGGCGCAATGACGTCGGCCGGGTAGCCGAGAAAGGCACCGTCGAGGTGACCGACAGTTTCACCGTGGAGCGCTACAGCCACGTGATGCACATCGTCAGCAATGTCGTCGGCCGGCTGGCAGGCGACAGGGACGCGCTCGACGCCATGTTCGCCGGCTTTCCGGCCGGCACGGTCAGCGGTGCACCCAAGATCCGCGCCTGCGAGATCATCGCCGAACTGGAACCGGAAACGCGCGGTGCATATGCCGGCGGGGTCGGCTACTTCGCGCCTGACGGTTCGCTCGACAGCTGCATCGTCCTGCGCACGGGGGTCGTGAAGGATGGCGTCCTGCACGTGCAAGCCGGTGCGGGGATCGTTGCCGACAGCAATCCCGAATACGAACAGCGAGAATGCGAGGCGAAGGCCGGCGCGCTGATCGCGGCAGCGCGCGAAGCAGTGCGCGTGTCGAACGAGACCGGATACGCCCAGTGAAACGCATATTTCTTCTGACCCTGTTGAGCCTGGTTGCGTGCGATCAGCAGCAGGAAGCGGGCAATCCCGTCATCAGGCATGACATCAGCGGCGACACGGTTCGCGATGTCACCGGCGCGAGCAAGAAAGCTGCCCCCGCTCCGAGCGAGTCGCCGAGCGCCGCATTCGCATCCGCCTGCACACCGCATTTCTTCGAGGACGTCCTGCTGACGGATTGCGTCGCCGAGCCTGGCAAGCATGTCATTAGCACGGCGCTCGGTCCCAAGGGCGGTGCGCCCTATCGCTCGCTGAAAGCCTATGCCGGCGCGGTCGAGGCAGGATCGGTGGCGTTTGCCGTCAACGCCGGCATGTTCGACAAGGAAGGCAAGCCGATCGGCTATTTCGTCCAAGGCGGTGATCGGCTGAAGGAACTCAACCGGGCCGACGGATCGGGCAACTTCCACATGAAGCCCAATGGCGTGTTCTACGGCAGCAGCGGCAACTGGCACGTCAAGACCAGCGAGGACTTCTTCTCCTCGGTGCGCGATCGCCCGGCCTTTGGTACGCAGTCGGGGCCGATGCTGGTCATCGGCGGCAAGCTGCACCCTGAATTCCAGGACGATGGCCCGTCCAAGGCGATCCGCAACGGTGTCGGCGTCGATGCCCAGGGCCGCGCCCACTTCGTCATCAGCGAAGCACCGGTATCGTTCGGC containing:
- a CDS encoding MFS transporter — protein: MLTRRDQWLLALAAAVVTANAYYIHPIIGDVADDFGVSHARIGLVPALNQLALAVGIFLLLPLGDRYSNRTLTTIFTIGQTIGLAIMTLAGSFVLFTAGSTLLGFFTIAPYLLPAYASKRIAPERLGQVTALLTVGVIFGILVARVGAGVIAENFGWRPVYWIATSLMIAMTIMLPLVMDKGERERSARGSYVGLLKSLVTIARQHPDIFRAGSIQALNFGTFIALWLGLALHLTSPEMGYGTDTVGYLAALAAVSIFSTPRIGRWADRVGARKARAVLAVIALCGIALYYPLGWNLWLLLVPLILTNLVGPTVDVTSRMTFLALDANLRTRLTTIYIVMMFVGGGLASFAGTWVFDHYDWAGTCALLVTMSAISALLAWQGTRRT
- a CDS encoding DUF1178 family protein translates to MIVFDLDCALGHRFEGWFGSSDDYRSQQDRGLVTCPHCGSAEISKAPMAPAVPAKGNQRPAAIDRSETVSGGHIPPEVRKAMQALAEAQAKALKESRYVGDKFAEESRAMHYGDKDLEAIHGKATLKEAKELLEEGVAVAPLLAPYTPPGELN
- a CDS encoding carbon-nitrogen hydrolase family protein; translation: MTRIALLQMTTGIDPLANAGSIAKGIEQAAGDGAEILFTPEMSGLLDRDRKRAAASIVSEDVDQVLARTREAAARAGIWVAIGSLAIDRGDGLYANRSFLIDGAGEVRARYDKMHMFDVDLQTGESWRESNAFVPGDEVVTVADTPVGKLGLTICYDLRFPALYDALGRAGCDCIAIPAAFTVPTGSDHWHVMQRARAIEASAFVVAAAQVGEHQDGRQTYGHSLVVDPWGQVLLDMGEEGAGVGLCEIDLTRIEAVRRQVPSLANRRDIAT
- the grxC gene encoding glutaredoxin 3, with the translated sequence MTAPKIDVYTKFGCGFCYRAKRLLDEKGAEYEEFDITMGGPKRAEMLERAPGARTVPQIFIGDTHVGGSDELAALERDGKLDGLLAG
- a CDS encoding Hsp20 family protein; this translates as MNRFDFTPYRRSTVGFDRVFDLLESTARNNAGDNYPPFNIERRGDDDFRITLAVAGFKPADLDITAQQNLLVIQGRKRDDAADGEMIHVGIANRSFERRFELADYVRVENADLHDGLLVIDLVREVPEAMKPKKVSINGQPTLEVIENDDDDHADKVVDAA
- a CDS encoding CTP synthase, translating into MARYIFITGGVVSSLGKGLMAASLAALLQARGYKVRIRKFDPYLNVDPGTMSPYQHGEVYVTDDGAETDLDLGHYERFTGVSARQSDNITSGRVYRDIIQRERRGDYLGATVQVIPHVTDEIKKFALSDADDLDFVLCEIGGTVGDIESLPFMEAIRQLRNELEPLQTLSVHVTLVPYIAAAGELKTKPTQHSVRELASLGIKPDVLLCRMEHPLPEGERRKIAQFCNVRAEAVIPALDAPSIYSVPMQYHREGLDEQVLKSFGIHDAPPPDLSRWDDVTDRYFNPEGEVTIGVVGKYVGLPDAYKSLNEALVHGGLANRTKVKIEWIDAEIFEQDDSEIAAQLEPLHGILVPGGFGERGSEGKIASVRFAREHSVPFFGICLGMQMACIEAARSAGFEKASSTEFGETEQPVVGIITEWMSQEGLQQRESGGDLGGTMRLGAYDASLAANSHVSAIYGGATTISERHRHRYEVNSAYIDALEKQGLIFSGMSPDGLLPEIVERPDHPWFVGVQFHPELKSKPFDPHPLFAGFVAAALAQSRLV
- the secG gene encoding preprotein translocase subunit SecG; its protein translation is MSLFLFLTVLQAIVAAALVGIILMQRSEGGGLGIGGSPTGMLGARGAADFMTRTTKILAIAFVTLSIALAAVAVETTGTDEITSTLDRSVAPVENDPLAGALAPSQPVQPSAPAEAAPATGDDPLAGATE
- the tpiA gene encoding triose-phosphate isomerase, producing the protein MAPRPYIVGNWKMNGMRSMLGEARAIDRAAQRLMKVEVALAPPFTLIHAVHREVEQIGVGAQDCHAGEDGPHTGDISATMVADAGAKFVILGHSERRQDHGETNELVRAKADAALGAGMRVILCCGEEESVRDGGTAEAFVLNQLRKSLPQMQSEADEIADRLTVAYEPIWAIGTGRTPTVAEVEAMHGAIRTLLIELYGETAGSDVRILYGGSVKPDNAAELMAAKNVGGALVGGASLTAESFLGIVLATSELVAA
- a CDS encoding peptidylprolyl isomerase, with the translated sequence MIHFFRRFFQSKVGLGITFAFLALIAFAFASSDVANTGTFGGVAGGNRVAVVGDTKIGTADLSRAATSAVNQMRQENPTMSIQAFVQQGGLEEVLDSLINRTAIREYAQKYGLRAGANLINSEIIGIPAFRGPDGNFSQTAYQNALAQQGLSDAVVREDIASSLYAQQLLVPASYAATMPEPMARRYAALLRERRQGAIATLPSAAYAPKGDPTAAQLQAFYQSNRSDFIRPERRVIRYATFGTDALDGSIEPTDNEIAARYERDKAQYAASETRTLTQIIVPTEAGANALRQQLAGGGSIDQVARSAGFSTAQIGPIGKAAYQQQSSKPVADAVFGAAGGSVAPIARSGLGYHVVKVDSVARTGQRSLADARSEIAESVRAEKRRAAISDLSARVEEEIDQGIALSDMAKQLGAKIETTRPLTGDGRVYGATDETAPEILAPALGTAFQMQEGEPQLAEVVPGQTFLIYEVSEITESAAAPLAEIREQVVNRWRTKEGSTRARAAADRVLARLREGKTLAAAVAEEKVTVPGVDRVDFNREQLTQMFQGRVPSPLALMFSMAQGTAKKLQAPGANGWFVVDLDKISAEPLATDDPLIARARAELSQAVGAEYAEQLGIAMRKEIGAERNADAIEAVRKQLAGES
- the trpE gene encoding anthranilate synthase component I, with amino-acid sequence MGTERRYLLEGEDRARAALAQGRHALVWRRTIADTETPVGAACKLFEAERGDFLLESVEGGEVRGRYSLIGLDPDLVFRAQGDTSKINRRWQTDRENFEECAGDGVTALRELVEACRIDVPEGLPPALSCLVGYFAYETVGLVENLPRAPENPLGLPDMLFVRPTVILVFDRLSEELYCIAPVWADVSRDLESALELAAERIDNVQRRMQASVVPENAGSHAGELALEPQMPPGRYREMVLAAKEYIAAGDIFQVVLAQRFTCPFDLPPLSLYRALRRVNPSPFLYFLDLPGFAIVGSSPEILVRVRDNEVTIRPIAGTRPRGADPKADREAEISLLDDPKECAEHLMLLDLGRNDVGRVAEKGTVEVTDSFTVERYSHVMHIVSNVVGRLAGDRDALDAMFAGFPAGTVSGAPKIRACEIIAELEPETRGAYAGGVGYFAPDGSLDSCIVLRTGVVKDGVLHVQAGAGIVADSNPEYEQRECEAKAGALIAAAREAVRVSNETGYAQ
- a CDS encoding phosphodiester glycosidase family protein, which translates into the protein MKRIFLLTLLSLVACDQQQEAGNPVIRHDISGDTVRDVTGASKKAAPAPSESPSAAFASACTPHFFEDVLLTDCVAEPGKHVISTALGPKGGAPYRSLKAYAGAVEAGSVAFAVNAGMFDKEGKPIGYFVQGGDRLKELNRADGSGNFHMKPNGVFYGSSGNWHVKTSEDFFSSVRDRPAFGTQSGPMLVIGGKLHPEFQDDGPSKAIRNGVGVDAQGRAHFVISEAPVSFGKFARFYRDELKVANALYLDGSVSALWDPAKNRIDGGAPIGPMLVVTRKD